The following coding sequences lie in one Pungitius pungitius chromosome 18, fPunPun2.1, whole genome shotgun sequence genomic window:
- the LOC119197140 gene encoding G2/M phase-specific E3 ubiquitin-protein ligase-like isoform X1, with protein sequence MMYCPFCGFNLHAETAFCSSCGKNITFLKDAARPGTSEAGTGCTGNSAVATFLNFRSLKEKERQSSFKKKKEPLKDSRVKISVGIMHVKDGVLKPVRGMTLALVVQPEWDAEQFRKAAVQKMKDFNKHLEAGPYLLLYPDGTKVINIPGTETAFSLKLYKDAVGKSWQRLTLYICTVEDFLTNSEQLNSDSSDSEVIITSRSAAEFNSADTVLFEPILTSSSIGFDETPHRDPETMIVPSEAEGGPETSERAMETTSYSKYTELYAPIIAEDSEDSGDSDAVTHDISEDPEVEQRSISEVIANLALQIDRHVVSRFHICRSDIWDGAVRGFKRGTFSEKKDLLVKFSDDAGFFEEGIDTGGPKREFLSLLMKSLNKRPIFDGPAESRYLVYNSTAIREDEYSLAGKMIAVSIVHGGPGPNFLSKDLVSHISGQSSFNACIEDITDEEIGKVLQKIHNASSLEILQDLMVQNSTMLQTAGCFKHVRTVEDKQSIVKDYLRWYIIDRNHSAIERFKDGLSSLQVLTVLQQHPEVLTPVLCLSDKRLSATDIENIFRPELSLRGSNKRVQEEKTLSFWADYLLDCEESQSEVTLEEVFMFATGVPCIPPAGMEPQPRLHFLASSTLPMANTCANTLMLPLLNNYSTFKEKMTFGIKNSPGFGCI encoded by the exons ATGATGTATTGCCCTTTTTGTGGGTTCAACCTGCATGCAGAAACAGCATTCTGCAGTTCATGTGGCAAGAATATCACATTTCTCAAAGATGCTGCAAGACCTGGGACAAGTGAAG CAGGAACTGGATGCACAGGAAATAGTGCAGTGGCTACATTCCTGAATTTCAGAAgtttaaaagagaaagagaggcaatcatctttcaaaaagaaaaaagaaccccTGAAAGACAGCCGTGTGAAG ATTTCAGTTGGTATTATGCACGTAAAGGATGGGGTGTTGAAACCTGTGAGAGGAATGACACTTGCCCTTGTCGTGCAACCAGAGTGGGATGCAGAGCAATTTCGCAAAGCAGCTGtacagaaaatgaaagattttaaCAAACATTTAGAGGCTGGTCCCTACCTTCTGCTCTACCCTGATGGTACAAAGGTAATAAATATTCCCGGGACAGAAACAGCCTTCTCTCTGAAACTCTACAAGGATGCAGTTGGGAAGTCTTGGCAACGCCTCACATTGTACATTTGTACTGTGGAAGATTTCCTTACTAATT CTGAGCAATTAAACTCAGACTCGTCTGATTCAGAGGTGATCATCACAAGCAGAAGTGCTGCTGAATTCAATTCAGCTGATACAGTA ctATTTGAACCAATCTTGACCAGTTCCAGTATTGGTTTTGATGAAACTCCACACCGTGATCCAGAAACTATG ATCGTACCATCCGAAGCAGAAGGCGGCCCAGAAACATCAGAACGTGCAATGGAAACTACAAGTTATAG CAAATACACAGAACTGTATGCACCCATTATAGCAGAGGATTCAGAGGACTCCGGAGACAGTGATGCTGTCACTCATGATATTTCAGAGGATCCAGA GGTAGAACAGCGATCCATTTCGGAAGTGATTGCAAACCTGGCACTTCAGATTGATCGCCATGTTGTCAGCAGATTTCACATTTGTCGCTCTGACATCTGGGATGGGGCCGTCAGAGGATTCAAAAGAGGAACCTTCTCCGAAAAAAAGGACCTCCTAGTAAAGTTTTCTGATGATGCAGGTTTCTTTGAGGAAGGTATTGATACAGGTGGCCCAAAAAGAGAATTCCTCTCACTCTTAATGAAAAGCCTGAACAAACGACCCATATTTGATGGACCTGCAGAGAGCCGCTACCTTGTCTACAACTCAACAG CAATCAGAGAGGACGAATATAGTTTGGCTGGGAAGATGATTGCTGTATCCATAGTACATGGAGGACCAGGTCCAAATTTCCTCTCCAAGGATCTGGTCAGCCACATCTCAGGGCAGTCCAGTTTCAACGCATGCATAGAGGACATTACAGATGAGGAAATAGGGAAAGTGTTACAAAAG ATACACAATGCATCCTCATTGGAGATCCTTCAAGACCTAATGGTACAGAACAGCACCATGTTGCAGACAGCAGGGTGCTTCAAACATGTAAGGACAGTGGAGGATAAGCAGTCAATTGTAAAGGACTACCTCAGGTGGTACATCATTGACAGAAACCACAGTGCCATTGAAAG ATTCAAGGATGGGCTTTCCAGCTTGCAGGTGTTAacagtgctgcagcagcatcctGAAGTGCTGACACCTGTTCTCTGCCTGTCAGATAAAAGATTATCTGCTACGGACATTGAGAATATCTTCCGACCAGAGCTAAGTCTACGTGGAAGCAACAAGAGGgtacaggaggaaaaaacactttctttctGGGCAGACTACCTTCTAGATTGTGAAG AAAGTCAAAGTGAAGTAACCCTGGAGGAGGTCTTCATGTTTGCTACAGGTGTGCCATGCATACCTCCTGCTGGTATGGAACCTCAGCCACGCCTTCACTTCCTGGCCAGTTCAACACTTCCCATGGCAAATACATGTGCCAATACTTTAATGTTGCCTCTACTCAACAATTACAGCACATTCAAGGAAAAAATGACCTTCGGGATTAAGAATTCCCCTGGCTTTGGATGTATttag
- the LOC119197143 gene encoding uncharacterized protein LOC119197143: protein MMYCPFCGFNLHAETAFCSSCGKNITFLKDAARPGTSEGSEATTDDDLILNYFTEGHSYEIIMDLMATKHNVSLSLSTLKRRLQDAGLARRTNYSPIATVQAAISEELKGSGQLLGYRAMWQTLRQKYSLVVRRDDVMRLIGELDASGIEKRSRRRFVRRAYHSMGANDVWHVDGYDKLKPFGVAISGCIDGFSRKIMWLKCGKSNNDPGGIAKNYMQCVAEFGIIPMRLRTDCGTENGLMASLHCTLRSEHTDEFAGTKSHMYGTSTSNQRIESWWSYFRKQRSQFWMDLFSDLRERHLFNGSYQHRSLLRFCFLGVLQNELDEYKQLWNTHTIRPCRQSQCPSGKPEAMYNVPHRFNGRNCGYPVSTQTLSQYDSLMPAPETPSGEDEEQNRFEELQRQSGLTSPLHWESAVENYISLKNLADI from the exons ATGATGTATTGCCCTTTTTGTGGGTTCAACCTGCATGCAGAAACAGCATTCTGCAGTTCATGTGGCAAGAATATCACATTTCTCAAAGATGCTGCAAGACCTGGGACAAGTGAAG GTTCTGAAGCTACAACAGACGATGAccttattttgaattatttcacAGAAGGCCATAGTTATGAAATTATTATGGACCTAATGGCAACCAAGCACAACGTTTCACTGAGTCTTAGCACTTTGAAAAGAAGACTACAGGATGCAGGCCTGGCCCGGAGGACAAACTACAGTCCAATTGCAACTGTGCAGGCAGCTATATCTGAGGAACTTAAGGGATCAGGACAGCTCTTAGGATACCGAGCAATGTGGCAGACACTGAGACAGAAGTACTCTCTTGTAGTCAGAAGAGATGATGTGATGCGCCTAATCGGAGAGCTGGATGCGTCTGGAATAGAAAAACGCTCCAGGCGCAGATTCGTCCGGAGAGCATACCACTCAATGGGAGCCAATGATGTCTGGCATGTTGATGGCTATGATAAATTGAAACCTTTTGGGGTTGCAATTAGTGGCTGTATCGATGGATTTTCTAGAAAAATCATGTGGCTTAAATGTGGAAAGTCTAACAATGACCCAGGCGGAATTGCTAAAAATTACATGCAGTGTGTAGCTGAGTTTGGAATTATTCCAATGCGTCTCCGCACAGACTGCGGCACAGAAAATGGACTGATGGCATCACTTCACTGTACACTGAGATCAGAGCATACAGACGAGTTTGCAGGAACCAAAAGCCACATGTACGGCACTTCAACATCCAACCAGCGCATTGAAAGCTGGTGGTCCTACTTTCGAAAACAAag GAGTCAATTTTGGATGGATCTGTTCAGCGACTTGAGGGAGAGGCATCTCTTCAATGGCAGCTATCAACACAGAAGTTTGTTGCGATTCTGCTTCTTGGGCGTCCTACAGAACGAACTGGATGAATACAAGCAATTGTGGAACACTCACACTATTCGTCCATGTCGCCAATCCCAATGCCCATCTGGTAAACCAGAGGCTATGTACAATGTGCCTCACAG ATTTAACGGAAGGAATTGTGGATACCCAGTATCCACACAAACCCTGAGCCAGTATGACAGCCTCATGCCAGCGCCAGAAACTCCAAGtggagaggatgaagagcaAAATCGCTTTGAAGAACTGCAGAGACAAAGTGGTTTGACATCTCCTCTACATTGGGAATCTGCTGTAGAGAACTACATCTCCCTGAAGAACTTGGCTGATATTTAA
- the LOC119197140 gene encoding G2/M phase-specific E3 ubiquitin-protein ligase-like isoform X2, which translates to MMYCPFCGFNLHAETAFCSSCGKNITFLKDAARPGTSEGTGCTGNSAVATFLNFRSLKEKERQSSFKKKKEPLKDSRVKISVGIMHVKDGVLKPVRGMTLALVVQPEWDAEQFRKAAVQKMKDFNKHLEAGPYLLLYPDGTKVINIPGTETAFSLKLYKDAVGKSWQRLTLYICTVEDFLTNSEQLNSDSSDSEVIITSRSAAEFNSADTVLFEPILTSSSIGFDETPHRDPETMIVPSEAEGGPETSERAMETTSYSKYTELYAPIIAEDSEDSGDSDAVTHDISEDPEVEQRSISEVIANLALQIDRHVVSRFHICRSDIWDGAVRGFKRGTFSEKKDLLVKFSDDAGFFEEGIDTGGPKREFLSLLMKSLNKRPIFDGPAESRYLVYNSTAIREDEYSLAGKMIAVSIVHGGPGPNFLSKDLVSHISGQSSFNACIEDITDEEIGKVLQKIHNASSLEILQDLMVQNSTMLQTAGCFKHVRTVEDKQSIVKDYLRWYIIDRNHSAIERFKDGLSSLQVLTVLQQHPEVLTPVLCLSDKRLSATDIENIFRPELSLRGSNKRVQEEKTLSFWADYLLDCEESQSEVTLEEVFMFATGVPCIPPAGMEPQPRLHFLASSTLPMANTCANTLMLPLLNNYSTFKEKMTFGIKNSPGFGCI; encoded by the exons ATGATGTATTGCCCTTTTTGTGGGTTCAACCTGCATGCAGAAACAGCATTCTGCAGTTCATGTGGCAAGAATATCACATTTCTCAAAGATGCTGCAAGACCTGGGACAAGTGAAG GAACTGGATGCACAGGAAATAGTGCAGTGGCTACATTCCTGAATTTCAGAAgtttaaaagagaaagagaggcaatcatctttcaaaaagaaaaaagaaccccTGAAAGACAGCCGTGTGAAG ATTTCAGTTGGTATTATGCACGTAAAGGATGGGGTGTTGAAACCTGTGAGAGGAATGACACTTGCCCTTGTCGTGCAACCAGAGTGGGATGCAGAGCAATTTCGCAAAGCAGCTGtacagaaaatgaaagattttaaCAAACATTTAGAGGCTGGTCCCTACCTTCTGCTCTACCCTGATGGTACAAAGGTAATAAATATTCCCGGGACAGAAACAGCCTTCTCTCTGAAACTCTACAAGGATGCAGTTGGGAAGTCTTGGCAACGCCTCACATTGTACATTTGTACTGTGGAAGATTTCCTTACTAATT CTGAGCAATTAAACTCAGACTCGTCTGATTCAGAGGTGATCATCACAAGCAGAAGTGCTGCTGAATTCAATTCAGCTGATACAGTA ctATTTGAACCAATCTTGACCAGTTCCAGTATTGGTTTTGATGAAACTCCACACCGTGATCCAGAAACTATG ATCGTACCATCCGAAGCAGAAGGCGGCCCAGAAACATCAGAACGTGCAATGGAAACTACAAGTTATAG CAAATACACAGAACTGTATGCACCCATTATAGCAGAGGATTCAGAGGACTCCGGAGACAGTGATGCTGTCACTCATGATATTTCAGAGGATCCAGA GGTAGAACAGCGATCCATTTCGGAAGTGATTGCAAACCTGGCACTTCAGATTGATCGCCATGTTGTCAGCAGATTTCACATTTGTCGCTCTGACATCTGGGATGGGGCCGTCAGAGGATTCAAAAGAGGAACCTTCTCCGAAAAAAAGGACCTCCTAGTAAAGTTTTCTGATGATGCAGGTTTCTTTGAGGAAGGTATTGATACAGGTGGCCCAAAAAGAGAATTCCTCTCACTCTTAATGAAAAGCCTGAACAAACGACCCATATTTGATGGACCTGCAGAGAGCCGCTACCTTGTCTACAACTCAACAG CAATCAGAGAGGACGAATATAGTTTGGCTGGGAAGATGATTGCTGTATCCATAGTACATGGAGGACCAGGTCCAAATTTCCTCTCCAAGGATCTGGTCAGCCACATCTCAGGGCAGTCCAGTTTCAACGCATGCATAGAGGACATTACAGATGAGGAAATAGGGAAAGTGTTACAAAAG ATACACAATGCATCCTCATTGGAGATCCTTCAAGACCTAATGGTACAGAACAGCACCATGTTGCAGACAGCAGGGTGCTTCAAACATGTAAGGACAGTGGAGGATAAGCAGTCAATTGTAAAGGACTACCTCAGGTGGTACATCATTGACAGAAACCACAGTGCCATTGAAAG ATTCAAGGATGGGCTTTCCAGCTTGCAGGTGTTAacagtgctgcagcagcatcctGAAGTGCTGACACCTGTTCTCTGCCTGTCAGATAAAAGATTATCTGCTACGGACATTGAGAATATCTTCCGACCAGAGCTAAGTCTACGTGGAAGCAACAAGAGGgtacaggaggaaaaaacactttctttctGGGCAGACTACCTTCTAGATTGTGAAG AAAGTCAAAGTGAAGTAACCCTGGAGGAGGTCTTCATGTTTGCTACAGGTGTGCCATGCATACCTCCTGCTGGTATGGAACCTCAGCCACGCCTTCACTTCCTGGCCAGTTCAACACTTCCCATGGCAAATACATGTGCCAATACTTTAATGTTGCCTCTACTCAACAATTACAGCACATTCAAGGAAAAAATGACCTTCGGGATTAAGAATTCCCCTGGCTTTGGATGTATttag